The following proteins are encoded in a genomic region of Ostrea edulis chromosome 7, xbOstEdul1.1, whole genome shotgun sequence:
- the LOC125656552 gene encoding uncharacterized protein F54H12.2-like — MMHRESCACGTDSLELFKVPPTNVTIEDSKWMEYYPISSTLNSDTAPIEFEIKGQGDEYLDLSQSYLQIVCKFTKADGTALTGANSTSTPVNNILHSLFSEIDVSLNGKVITPGTDTYPYKAYLEKLLSYSHKTLKTQMRACTLWVKDTAGQMEDREYSPLVQPPKEFAVANDKVNINAVIPTPIYPPDSQNLGLRKRHHQINNSKEIVLMDRLHLDLFQQEKCLPNGVDVRLRFNRARPQFYMITDAGSSGKVAIQSMVLWVRKVKPTPTIINLINQQLSTQTAKYPMRRVEVKTFMIPTGTQSKITDHLFQGQMPKLILLGFVENAAFNGDDGKNPFNFQNQKIKKLEVSINGDMMETRPLEPNFNDDQYLRSYLSLYKGLGILGQDWAPDITLEEYKNGYTLWCVDFTKDQEAQTDKFHLIQTGNLRVEVQFTDSIATTLNCVVYAVFDNLLEINKQREVSIDY; from the coding sequence ATGATGCACAGAGAATCCTGCGCGTGTGGGACCGACAGTTTGGAACTGTTTAAAGTTCCCCCGACAAACGTCACTATAGAAGACTCTAAATGGATGGAATATTATCCGATTTCCAGTACGTTAAATTCGGATACGGCTCCCATTGAATTcgaaatcaaaggtcaaggagatgaatatctggatttatcTCAATCGTATCTCCAGATTGTCTGTAAATTCACCAAAGCAGACGGGACGGCTCTCACGGGGGCCAATTCTACTTCCACCCCGGtcaataacatcttacattccTTATTCAGTGAAATCGATGTGAGTCTCAATGGCAAAGTCATTACCCCCGGAACGGATACTTATCCGTACAAAGCCTACTTGGAAAAATTACTGTCTTATAGCCATAAGACTCTGAAAACTCAGATGAGAGCCTGTACCTTGTGGGTAAAAGATACCGCCGGTCAAATGGAGGATCGAGAGTATTCTCCCTTGGTTCAACCTCCAAAGGAATTTGCCGTAGCTAATGATAAAGTCAACATCAATGCTGTCATCCCTACCCCAATATATCCCCCCGATTCTCAGAATTTGGGATTGAGAAAACGTCACCACCAAATAAATAACAGTAAGGAAATTGTCTTGATGGATCGTTtacatctggatttgtttcAGCAAGAGAAATGTCTGCCGAACGGCGTAGACGTCCGTCTCCGATTTAATCGTGCCAGACCTCAATTCTACATGATAACCGATGCCGGAAGTAGTGGGAAAGTAGCCATTCAAAGTATGGTCTTGTGGGTGAGAAAAGTCAAACCGACTCCAACGATCATCAATCTGATCAATCAACAGCTGAGTACTCAAACAGCTAAATATCCGATGAGAAGAGTGGAAGTGAAAACGTTCATGATCCCCACCGGGACCCAATCGAAAATCACCGATCACCTATTCCAAGGCCAGATGCCCAAACTCATCCTCTTGGGGTTTGTGGAAAACGCCGCCTTTAACGGCGACGATGGTAAAAATCCGTTTAATTTCCAAAATCAGAAAATCAAAAAATTAGAAGTCAGTATCAATGGAGACATGATGGAAACTCGTCCCCTGGAACCGAATTTCAACGACGATCAGTATCTGAGATCGTATTTAAGTCTGTACAAAGGATTGGGAATATTAGGGCAAGATTGGGCTCCCGACATTACTCTGGAAGAGTATAAAAACGGTTACACCCTATGGTGTGTGGATTTCACCAAAGATCAAGAAGCTCAGacggataaatttcatctcatacagaCGGGGAACCTGAGAGTAGAAGTACAATTTACCGACAGCATAGCGACGACCTTAAACTGTGTGGTGTATGCCGTCTTTGACAATTTGctagaaatcaacaaacaacgaGAAGTCAGCATTGATTACTGA
- the LOC125657194 gene encoding tripartite motif-containing protein 45-like, translating to MTTATTTAQELITCDLNCVKPVQQFCNSCQVGLCEDCINKHVKGLKSIKHDIVPFRKRTVQLVFPQCTSHSHQRCEGHCQQCDVPVCITCLLDSHKGHDVEAIADIIDRKRENIKRETDEIESSIIPKIKSCDADAEKKFFMSTAYYSDLENEAKDKRKKWHLEVDNIFDKLESLIQSRNYDPEVMPVPAQKSKFHYDPNCSRKQNNSRVQQSI from the coding sequence ATGACTACTGCCACCACCACAGCACAGGAACTCATCACCTGTGACCTAAACTGTGTCAAGCCTGTCCAGCAATTCTGTAACAGCTGCCAAGTCGGTCTGTGTGAGGACTGCATCAACAAACACGTCAAGGGACTCAAGTCCATAAAGCATGACATTGTTCCTTTCAGAAAGCGCACGGTCCAGCTGGTGTTCCCTCAGTGTACATCTCATTCCCACCAGAGATGTGAGGGCCACTGTCAACAGTGTGATGTCCCGGTCTGCATCACATGTCTCCTGGATTCACATAAAGGTCATGATGTTGAGGCTATTGCAGACATTATTGacagaaagagagaaaacattaaaagagaaacagatgaaattgaaagcagTATTATTCCAAAGATCAAGTCATGTGATGCAGATGCTGAAAAGAAATTTTTTATGTCCACGGCCTACTACTCTGATTTAGAAAACGAAGCTAAagataaaagaaagaaatggcACTTAGAGGTAGACAACAtctttgacaaacttgaatcactGATTCAATCACGAAATTACGATCCTGAAGTCATGCCAGTCCCAGCTCAGAAGTCAAAATTCCATTATGATCCAAACTgttcaagaaaacaaaacaattctAGAGTCCAACAAAGCATCTGA
- the LOC125656551 gene encoding uncharacterized protein LOC125656551, whose protein sequence is MSITNREAFYTWYNQQAGKVFDFQKEFLTYCISDVDILRRCCAQFKSTLYGLVRVDPFQESITFASTANLAYRRGFMAQDTIAIIPNMGYQPSRRYSVKGCRWLAWLENQHHSIRHAKNGGEITIGPYTVDGYDEESRIVYEFYGCYWHGCPICYPNLLTEMHPHRVQQTYQDLHVQTLKRAAALEQQGYTVVSILEHEFDRQVKNNPELQTFLRDLDIQDPLNPRDALYGGRTNATRLYCEEGDMRYVDVCSLYPYVLKYRTFPIDHPQVITSDFKNVREYFGLIHCRVLPPRGLYHPVLPYKTGGKLLFPLCRTCAEHRNLGPDDRCSHSDSERSLTGTWVTVEVHKALDLGYRLDRIYEVWHFEKTSQDLFRSYIDTFLKIKQEASGFPDECQTSEQKQDYIDEIRRREGIFMNLLDIEKKPVRRTIAKLFLNCLWGKFAQRLQLPQTQYLTEEEELQKKLQDATLEIKGVELLENRDHPETDMMLINYQEKEEFLEDCPFGNVVLACFTTAHVRLHLYETLEPLGERVLYFDTDSIIYQHDETQFNPTIVNSLGGWTDELSGDRIIKYMSGGPKNYAYETQGGKSMCKVKGLTLNYRASRIVSLATLEKMLKGEEEEVNVRYPHYIQRTRQHDVRTIPLVKKYRVVYDKRQRVHHYNTLPYGY, encoded by the coding sequence ATGTCGATAACCAATCGCGAGGCCTTCTATACCTGGTACAATCAACAGGCCGGGAAAGTGTTCGATTTCCAGAAGGAATTTCTAACTTACTGTATCTCGGACGTGGATATTTTGCGCCGGTGTTGTGCGCAATTTAAGTCTACCCTCTACGGACTCGTCCGCGTCGACCCATTTCAGGAATCGATTACTTTTGCGAGCACGGCTAATTTAGCCTATCGACGAGGATTCATGGCACAGGACACCATAGCCATCATCCCCAATATGGGATATCAACCGTCGCGCCGCTACTCGGTCAAGGGTTGCCGTTGGTTAGCCTGGTTAGAGAATCAACACCATTCCATACGTCATGCTAAGAACGGGGGTGAAATTACCATAGGCCCTTATACGGTGGACGGCTACGATGAGGAATCGCGCATCGTCTATGAATTCTACGGGTGTTACTGGCACGGGTGTCCTATCTGTTATCCGAATCTGTTGACGGAAATGCATCCTCATCGAGTCCAGCAGACGTATCAAGATCTACACGTGCAAACCTTGAAACGCGCCGCCGCCTTAGAGCAACAAGGATATACAGTCGTGAGCATCTTGGAACACGAGTTTGATCGACAAGTGAAAAACAATCCAGAGTTACAAACATTCCTACGAGACCTCGATATTCAGGACCCCTTAAATCCCCGCGATGCCTTATACGGAGGTCGTACCAATGCCACGCGTCTGTATTGCGAGGAGGGAGACATGCGATACGTCGATGTGTGTTCCTTGTATCCTTACGTTTTGAAATACAGAACGTTTCCCATCGATCATCCTCAAGTCATCACCAGCGATTTCAAGAATGTGAGAGAGTACTTTGGTCTCATTCATTGCCGCGTCCTCCCACCCCGAGGTCTGTATCACCCCGTCTTACCCTATAAGACGGGAGGAAAATTACTTTTTCCCTTATGTCGAACCTGCGCCGAACATCGCAACTTAGGACCCGACGATCGATGCAGTCACAGCGATTCAGAACGCAGTCTGACCGGCACCTGGGTGACCGTAGAAGTACACAAAGCTCTAGATCTCGGCTATCGGCTCGACCGCATCTATGAAGTGTGGCATTTTGAAAAGACCAGTCAGGACTTGTTTCGATCTTACATcgatacttttttaaaaattaaacaagaagctTCCGGATTCCCCGATGAATGTCAAACGAGCGAACAAAAACAAGACTACATCGATGAGATCCGGCGCCGGGAAGGCATCTTCATGAATCTTTTAGATATCGAGAAAAAACCCGTCCGTAGAaccattgccaaactctttttaaattgtctCTGGGGAAAATTTGCACAACGATTACAACTACCACAAACCCAGTATCTGACcgaagaagaagaattacagAAAAAATTACAAGATGCCACTCTAGAAATCAAAGGAGTCGAGCTGTTGGAAAATCGAGATCATCCGGAAACTGACATGATGCTAATCAATTATCAAGAGAAAGAAGAATTCCTAGAAGACTGTCCTTTTGGAAACGTAGTGCTGGCTTGTTTTACCACAGCGCATGTTCGTTTACATCTCTACGAGACGTTAGAACCTTTGGGGGAACGCGTCCTCTATTTTGATACGGATAGTATTATCTATCAACATGACGAGACCCAATTTAACCCTACCATTGTCAACAGTTTAGGCGGCTGGaccgatgaattgagtggcgatcgTATCATCAAGTACATGTCGGGAGGCCCTAAAAATTATGCATACGAGACCCAGGGCggaaaatcaatgtgtaaagtCAAAGGACTGACGCTCAATTATCGCGCTTCTAGGATCGTCTCACTCGCTACCTtagaaaaaatgttaaaaggagaagaagaagaagtcaATGTGCGTTATCCTCACTACATTCAGAGAACGCGCCAGCACGATGTTCGCACCATCCCCTTAGTGAAAAAATACCGCGTAGTGTATGATAAACGCCAGCGGGTTCACCATTACAACACGCTTCCTTATGGGTATTAG